GAATCTCAACAAATTTGGAATATGTCTGGATAGACCCGTGAAGTGAAGGTGATGTGGCGGTTGCTTGACGATTTTGTGAATGGATTTACTTTATGGTGTAAGTCACTGGAATTGTACTGTTGTCCGGGAATTTTAAGCGCACCAGACGGCCGTTCTCATCGTACCAGAGCTCCCGGGTCAACTCACCGGATAGGGCGTAGTGGTGGACGGGTGTTTCGATGCCTTGGACGGTGACGGTCTTTGGGCCGAGGTCTTCGACTTTAATGGACAGCACTTTACCGTTGTGGGCGTTGAGCAGTTGCGTCTGGTTGACTGTGTCGGCGTTCCAGAGGCTCGAAGGTTGAAGGCCCAGCGGTAAAATCTGGCGACGGTCCATGCCCACGTCGAGGCTGTCGACAATCAAGCGGCCATTTTGTTCATAGGCTTGCACGCTAACGGTTTTGCCATCCGATTCCGTAATCGCCGTCATTTCATACAAAACACCCCCCGCCCAGGTTTCTTGGGCGCTGTGGTCAAAGGCGTATTTGGTGGTGAAGAAGCCTTCAATCTTGATTTCCGTGTGCACATCCACACGGATTTGATGCTTGATTTGCGACACGGTGACGCGGTGGCTGCCGATGATTTCCCCATCGCGAGAAATGGCGTA
This sequence is a window from Magnetovibrio sp. PR-2. Protein-coding genes within it:
- a CDS encoding DUF6134 family protein translates to MKRTFLSIFALLAALLPQLASAQSTPETLNYAISRDGEIIGSHRVTVSQIKHQIRVDVHTEIKIEGFFTTKYAFDHSAQETWAGGVLYEMTAITESDGKTVSVQAYEQNGRLIVDSLDVGMDRRQILPLGLQPSSLWNADTVNQTQLLNAHNGKVLSIKVEDLGPKTVTVQGIETPVHHYALSGELTRELWYDENGRLVRLKFPDNSTIPVTYTIK